One window of Triticum dicoccoides isolate Atlit2015 ecotype Zavitan chromosome 5A, WEW_v2.0, whole genome shotgun sequence genomic DNA carries:
- the LOC119302748 gene encoding uncharacterized protein LOC119302748, with amino-acid sequence MVSELGLAPPAKRPTPSPTTITAIGDDLLREIFLLLPSLPSLVRAALACRTFLDAVRSSPAFRRRFRALHPPQLLGFFIDSCRSNPFVPFRSRSDPDLAAAVRGADFLLTRLPEDSDSSPGWHIEACHGGCVVLVNLTTYQVAAYNPLTQALHLFPFPTTNEILVKGVPDFIFISDEDQEARMICVQHRNKPQQVPARLAVFSPATREWQILPWVETPQPSQPEDDGDIVPTFLPGTQLKGFVYRRHTSKAYVLVLNTATMQFSRVDLPPFLVEMDPTLFSLDLGHSKDGKLCLAVIEAETLIVWLWRADDDVVEKWMQEGTFPLSTFVDDAKISVEDYTTVQIEAVIEGFVYVSTKYDAYTESLHSLCLETAKLNKLFDNKYTNSACPYIMAWPPSLVGNEEDFENKVTGENVANDGPAGPEEAPSVLVTALRSYKEALINDDGAKVAEIELFLLSIEDEKKSLAAQLTTARDYILRISADIDGYRRRPERER; translated from the exons ATGGTCTCAGAGCTAGGGTTAGCGCCGCCGGCGAAACGCCCGACACCGTCCCCCACCACAATTACCGCCATCGGAGACGACCTCCTCCGCGAGATCTTcctcctccttccgtccctcccgaGCCTCGTCCGCGCCGCCCTCGCCTGCCGCACCTTCCTCGACGCCGTCCGTTCGTCCCCCGCCTTCCGCCGCCGCTTCCGCGCGCTCCACCCGCCCCAGCTCCTCGGATTCTTCATCGACTCCTGCCGTAGCAATCCCTTCGTCCCGTTCCGCAGCCGCTCCGAcccggacctcgccgccgccgtccgcggcGCCGATTTCCTCCTCACCCGCCTCCCGGAGGACAGCGATTCCTCGCCCGGGTGGCACATAGAGGCCTGCCACGGCGGCTGCGTCGTCCTCGTCAACCTGACTACATACCAGGTCGCTGCTTACAACCCCCTCACGCAGGCACTGCATCTCTTCCCCTTTCCGACCACCAACGAGATCCTCGTCAAGGGCGTGCCTGATTTCATTTTCATATCCGACGAGGACCAGGAGGCCCGTATGATCTGTGTCCAACACCGGAACAAGCCGCAGCAAGTGCCGGCGCGTCTAGCTGTTTTCTCACCGGCCACCAGGGAGTGGCAGATCTTGCCGTGGGTGGAGACCCCCCAGCCATCTCAACCTGAGGACGATGGAGACATCGTTCCCACGTTTCTCCCTGGTACACAGCTGAAAGGATTCGTTTATCGGAGACACACGAGTAAGGCTTATGTACTTGTTCTCAACACTGCAACAATGCAATTCTCTAGAGTGGATTTGCCGCCATTCTTGGTAGAGATGGACCCTACGCTATTTAGTTTGGATTTGGGTCATAGCAAGGATGGAAAGCTCTGTCTGGCTGTCATAGAGGCAGAAACGCTTATTGTTTGGCTCTGGAGagctgatgatgatgttgttgaGAAATGGATGCAGGAAGGTACTTTTCCGCTGAGTACATTTGTTGATGACGCTAAGATTTCAGTAGAGGATTATACCACAGTGCAGATCGAGGCGGTCATCGAGGGCTTTGTGTACGTGTCTACTAAGTATGATGCGTACACCGAGTCCCTCCATTCCCTCTGCCTGGAAACAGCAAAGCTGAACAAGCTTTTTGATAATAAGTATACAAACTCTGCTTGTCCTTACATCATGGCGTGGCCTCCTTCTTTGGTAGGCAACGAG GAAGATTTCGAAAACAAAGTTACCGGAGAGAATGTGGCGAATGATGGTCCAGCGGGCCCAGAAGAAGCTCCCTCTGTTCTTGTCACAGCATTGCGGTCATATAAAGAAGCTCTTATTAATGATGATGGGGCAAAAGTTGCGGAGATAGAGTTATTTCTACTTTCTATTGAGGATGAGAAGAAGTCTCTAGCAGCACAGTTGACAACTGCAAGAGATTATATCTTGAGGATAAGTGCCGACATTGATGGCTACAGGAGAAGGCCAGAAAGAGAGAGGTGA
- the LOC119302751 gene encoding auxin-responsive protein SAUR36-like — protein sequence MIHPKKLAQLAKKCQRMLAAGTDARHRQHASDMVDDDRCSTASSVVADEGHCMVYSTDGTRFEVPLAYLGTTVFAELLRMSEEEFGFASGSDGGRITLPCDTTVMEYVLCLIRREASEEVERAFLSSIAEHCHNYSASCVAPSMGLSHQFALCT from the coding sequence ATGATCCATCCAAAGAAGCTTGCTCAGCTGGCCAAGAAGTGCCAGCGGATGTTGGCAGCCGGGACCGATGCTCGCCACCGGCAGCATGCCTCAGACATGGTCGACGATGATCGCTGCAGCACAGCGTCATCTGTGGTTGCCGATGAGGGCCATTGCATGGTGTACAGCACCGACGGAACACGGTTTGAGGTCCCTCTGGCGTACCTCGGGACAACGGTCTTCGCTGAGCTCCTGAGGATGTCTGAGGAGGAGTTTGGGTTCGCAAGCGGCAGCGATGGAGGCAGGATCACGCTGCCCTGTGACACCACGGTGATGGAGTACGTCTTGTGCCTTATCAGGAGAGAGGCCTCTGAGGAGGTTGAGAGGGCATTCTTGAGCTCTATTGCTGAGCATTGCCACAACTACAGTGCTAGTTGTGTGGCGCCATCGATGGGACTCAGCCATCAATTTGCTCTTTGTACTTAG